The window CAAGGGCGCTCGTTGGGCAGACCTGGCAGGATTCGAGCACTCTTGCGCGATCCGTCTCCACATCCTCGGCGCCACCTTCAACGAAACGCACCGCTTGCCGGCTGTCCAGCTCGAATAGTTCCGGTGCGATGG is drawn from Acidobacteriota bacterium and contains these coding sequences:
- a CDS encoding ferredoxin, giving the protein MSEVEREVAGLRVVIDGDLCIGSQSCITIAPELFELDSRQAVRFVEGGAEDVETDRARVLESCQVCPTSALAAYDGEKRLVP